A genome region from Dolichospermum compactum NIES-806 includes the following:
- a CDS encoding Uma2 family endonuclease: MVTQLSVALEILPMVLQMQPNIIMTDDNFYDFCQLNRDFRIERNQTGDLLIMSPTGSETEERNFDLIVQLGVWTKQNGTGVGFGSSGGFTLPNGAVRSPDAAWINRTKWEAIPVEQRKKFAPICPEFIIELRSETDNLKILQEKMQEYIDNGTQLGWLIDRKQQKVFIYRPGQAVEELDNPQTLTGEDLLPGFVLDLSQIW; encoded by the coding sequence ATGGTCACACAATTATCTGTAGCTTTAGAAATTTTACCAATGGTATTGCAAATGCAACCAAATATTATCATGACTGATGATAATTTTTATGATTTCTGTCAGCTAAATCGGGATTTTCGCATTGAACGTAATCAAACAGGAGATTTATTAATTATGTCCCCCACAGGTTCAGAAACAGAGGAACGCAATTTTGACTTAATTGTTCAGTTAGGTGTTTGGACAAAGCAAAATGGTACAGGAGTGGGATTTGGTTCTAGTGGTGGTTTTACCTTACCTAATGGTGCAGTGCGTTCTCCCGACGCAGCTTGGATAAACCGCACAAAATGGGAAGCAATACCAGTAGAACAAAGGAAAAAATTTGCTCCTATTTGTCCTGAGTTCATTATTGAATTGCGTTCAGAAACTGATAATTTAAAGATTCTGCAAGAAAAGATGCAAGAATATATAGATAATGGTACACAATTAGGATGGTTAATTGATAGAAAACAACAGAAAGTATTTATTTATCGTCCTGGTCAAGCTGTAGAAGAATTAGATAATCCCCAAACATTAACTGGTGAAGATTTATTACCCGGATTTGTTTTAGATTTAAGTCAGATTTGGTAA